A window of Ictidomys tridecemlineatus isolate mIctTri1 chromosome 1, mIctTri1.hap1, whole genome shotgun sequence contains these coding sequences:
- the LOC144378603 gene encoding cilia- and flagella-associated protein 144-like, whose amino-acid sequence MSWHDNLEEPEDVRFLNLIHHAAQRPRKKYPETQTESQEIGWEAEPLVIPERQDHRLNHFRVYKDITLYKVKLWLLGEKDHRK is encoded by the exons ATGTCGTGGCATGATAACTTGGAGGAACCTGAAGATG TCAGGTTTCTGAATCTCATTCACCATGCTGCTCAGAGACCCCGGAAGAAGTACCCAGAGACACAGACAGAAAGTCAGGAGATCGGCTGGGAGGCAGAGCCCTTG GTCATCCCAGAGCGCCAGGACCACAGGCTGAACCACTTCAGGGTCTACAAGGACATCACTCTGTACAAGGTCAAACTGTGGCTCTTGGGGGAGAAGGACCACCGCAAGTAG
- the LOC101974911 gene encoding olfactory receptor 2T2, whose protein sequence is MEPTPQNSTDFLLLGLVTRPALPGLIFAVVFSIFLVAVMANMVMVLLIHVDSRLHTPMYFLLSQLSIMDTIYICVTVPKMLQDLLAKEKTISFLGCALQIFFYLTLIGGEFFLLGLMAYDRYVAVCNPLRYPLLMNRRICLVMVLGSWAGGSLDGFMLTPVTMSFPYCGSREINHFFCEIPAVLKLSCVDTSLYETLMYACCVLMLLIPVSIISVSYTRILITVHRMNSAEGRRKAFTTCSSHIMVVSIFYGAAFYTNVLPHSYHTPEKDKVVSAFYTILTPMLNPLIYSLRNKEVASALRKLLGRCAFSQRIRPGVVSRKH, encoded by the coding sequence ATGGAACCCACGCCCCAGAACTCCACTGacttcctcctcctgggcctcGTCACCCGGCCAGCACTCCCTGGGCTCATCTTTGCTGTGGTGTTCTCCATCTTCCTGGTGGCCGTCATGGCCAACATGGTCATGGTTCTGCTCATCCATGTGGACTCCCGCCtccacacacccatgtacttccTGCTGAGCCAGCTTTCCATCATGGACACCATCTACATCTGTGTCACTGTCCCCAAGATGCTCCAAGACCTTCTGGCCAAGGAAAAGACCATCTCCTTCCTGGGGTGTGCACTTCAGATCTTTTTCTATTTGACCCTGATCGGAGGAGAGTTCTTCCTGCTGGGCCTCATGGCCTATGACCGGTATGTGGCCGTGTGCAACCCCCTGCGGTACCCTCTCCTCATGAACCGCAGGATTTGCTTGGTCATGGTTCTGGGCTCCTGGGCTGGCGGCTCCTTGGATGGATTCATGCTGACTCCTGTGACCATGAGTTTCCCCTACTGTGGGTCCCGAGAGATCAACCACTTTTTCTGTGAGATCCCAGCGGTCCTGAAGCTGTCCTGCGTAGACACATCACTCTATGAGACACTGATGTACGCTTGCTGCGTGCTGATGCTGCTCATCCCCGTTTCCATCATCTCTGTGTCCTACACGCGCATCCTCATCACCGTCCACCGCATGAACTCTGCAGAGGGCAGGCGCAAAGCCTTCACTACCTGCTCCTCCCACATCATGGTGGTGAGCATATTTTACGGGGCCGCCTTCTACACGAATGTGCTGCCCCATTCCTACCATACGCCAGAGAAGGACAAGGTGGTGTCCGCCTTCTACACCATCCTCACCCCCATGCTCAACCCcctcatctacagcctgaggaataAAGAGGTGGCCTCAGCCCTGAGGAAATTGCTGGGGAGATGTGCTTTCTCCCAGAGAATAAGACCAGGAGTTGTGTCTAGGAAACACTAG